The Verrucomicrobiota bacterium genome has a segment encoding these proteins:
- a CDS encoding protein arginine kinase, translating to MKQTKTSKSQLDDPAFKQSAQRIVMSSRIRLARNLRGVAFPGWAKKADRIKVLETIQPSVKALPEMKGAKVSSSMDQYTALEKQILVEKHLVSREHAAKNMGSGLVINKDETLSIMINEEDHLRMQSIHTGFNLLKTWNTIDKVDDELNEALDFAFSTKIGFLTACPTNVGTGMRASVMLHLPGLVLSEQINQIIQAVNKLGLAVRGLYGEGTEASGNLFQISNQTTLGESEQEIIDRLTKVVAQIIEHEDNARGTLIESKVATVNDQVGRAYGVLTNAYTMTSKEATNLLSIMKMGVDMEMFAESLRPLIDDLFIATQPAHLQKSESRKLSAEERDVLRAGIIRGKLLSTPSPKVHITSKQETIQEGE from the coding sequence ATGAAACAGACCAAAACATCTAAAAGTCAGCTCGATGATCCTGCTTTCAAGCAATCAGCTCAGAGAATCGTGATGAGCAGCCGTATCCGCTTGGCCCGTAATCTCCGCGGGGTGGCTTTTCCAGGGTGGGCTAAAAAGGCGGATAGGATCAAGGTTCTTGAAACAATCCAACCCAGCGTGAAAGCATTACCTGAGATGAAAGGAGCGAAAGTCAGTAGCTCCATGGATCAATACACAGCTCTGGAAAAACAGATTTTAGTCGAAAAACACCTCGTAAGCCGTGAACACGCTGCCAAGAACATGGGAAGCGGGCTGGTGATCAATAAAGACGAGACCTTGAGTATCATGATTAATGAGGAGGATCACCTACGGATGCAGTCGATCCATACCGGATTTAACCTCCTAAAAACATGGAATACGATCGATAAAGTCGATGACGAGCTCAATGAGGCCTTGGATTTCGCCTTTTCCACGAAGATAGGGTTCCTCACGGCATGCCCGACAAATGTCGGGACTGGAATGAGGGCTTCCGTGATGTTACATTTGCCAGGGTTAGTGCTTTCCGAGCAGATTAACCAGATCATACAGGCTGTGAATAAACTCGGACTGGCTGTCCGCGGATTATACGGGGAGGGGACCGAAGCCAGTGGTAATCTTTTCCAGATTTCCAATCAGACGACCCTGGGTGAGTCGGAGCAGGAAATAATCGACCGGTTGACAAAAGTCGTCGCCCAGATAATCGAGCACGAAGACAATGCCCGGGGTACACTCATTGAAAGTAAAGTCGCCACGGTGAATGATCAAGTGGGACGAGCTTATGGTGTCCTGACAAATGCCTATACGATGACTTCCAAAGAAGCGACAAATTTGCTTTCAATTATGAAAATGGGAGTGGACATGGAGATGTTCGCAGAAAGCTTAAGGCCCCTGATTGATGATTTATTCATCGCGACCCAGCCAGCCCATTTGCAGAAAAGTGAATCACGTAAACTTTCCGCCGAGGAAAGGGATGTATTACGTGCTGGAATCATCAGGGGCAAACTACTTTCTACACCGAGCCCAAAGGTTCACATAACCAGTAAACAAGAGACAATCCAGGAGGGGGAATGA
- a CDS encoding ABC transporter ATP-binding protein, whose amino-acid sequence MLESRNVFKTYFLGKVQVDALKGVDVKITQGKVTTIRGASGAGKSTLLQLFGALDKPTSGEILLEGRSLGTMTSGELSFLRNNRFGFIFQAFQLLPELDALENVHLPAMIRGKHDLDRAARLLEEVGLGSRKNHKPLELSGGEQQRVAIARCLINDPDIIFADEPTGNLDSGNAEQIASLLIGLVRREKKTLLLVTHEKELAEKGDIQLQMRDGKFV is encoded by the coding sequence ATGTTAGAGTCTCGAAATGTTTTTAAGACATATTTCCTCGGTAAGGTGCAAGTCGATGCGCTCAAGGGGGTGGATGTGAAAATCACTCAGGGTAAAGTCACCACGATCAGAGGGGCCTCCGGGGCGGGAAAAAGCACGCTTCTCCAGCTTTTCGGAGCTCTGGATAAACCGACCAGTGGCGAAATTCTTTTAGAAGGACGTAGCTTGGGGACGATGACATCCGGGGAATTGAGTTTTTTGAGGAATAACCGGTTTGGGTTTATTTTCCAGGCTTTCCAGCTTTTGCCCGAGCTTGATGCACTCGAAAATGTCCATCTTCCCGCTATGATCCGAGGAAAACATGATCTCGATCGTGCCGCTCGATTATTGGAGGAGGTCGGATTAGGGTCGAGAAAGAACCATAAACCGCTGGAGCTCTCGGGAGGCGAACAGCAGCGGGTCGCTATTGCGCGGTGCCTGATCAATGACCCTGATATTATTTTCGCCGATGAGCCCACCGGAAATCTGGATAGCGGTAATGCAGAGCAAATTGCCTCGTTATTGATCGGGTTAGTCAGGAGGGAGAAAAAAACACTCCTATTAGTGACCCATGAAAAAGAATTAGCCGAGAAGGGTGATATCCAGCTCCAGATGAGGGACGGTAAATTCGTCTAA
- the ilvE gene encoding branched-chain-amino-acid transaminase, whose amino-acid sequence MKIYLDGKFVDQKNAKISVFDHGLLYGDGVFEGIRAYHGRVFKLKEHIERLFYSAKAILLTIPMSHKEICEATVKACKMNKVYDGYIRLVVTRGVGNLGLSPWNCVKPSVFIIADKIQLYPKEYYDKGLTIATVATRRMSHAALNPSIKSLNYLNNILAKIEARQCGCEEAIMLNNEGYVAECTGDNIFLVNKGKIFTPLSSAGALKGITRDVIFDLAVHFNIEMVESQLTRYDVYNADEMFITGTAAEIVPVTKVDMRQIGSGKPGTVTKKMIAAFKELTKVEGEPIV is encoded by the coding sequence ATGAAGATATATTTGGATGGAAAATTTGTTGATCAGAAGAATGCGAAAATATCCGTTTTTGACCATGGATTACTTTATGGGGACGGAGTGTTTGAAGGCATTCGGGCTTACCATGGACGGGTCTTTAAACTGAAAGAACATATCGAGCGTTTATTCTATTCTGCCAAAGCGATCTTGCTGACGATTCCCATGAGTCATAAGGAAATTTGTGAGGCGACGGTTAAGGCCTGTAAGATGAATAAAGTTTATGACGGGTACATCCGCTTGGTGGTCACCCGAGGAGTGGGGAACTTAGGCTTAAGTCCATGGAATTGTGTGAAGCCCAGCGTATTCATTATCGCCGATAAAATCCAACTCTATCCAAAGGAATATTACGATAAGGGATTAACGATCGCCACTGTGGCCACGCGCCGTATGTCGCACGCCGCATTAAATCCATCCATCAAATCCTTGAATTATCTGAATAACATTCTTGCGAAGATCGAAGCCCGCCAGTGTGGTTGTGAAGAGGCGATCATGCTGAATAATGAAGGTTATGTGGCTGAATGCACCGGGGATAATATTTTCTTGGTGAATAAAGGTAAAATATTCACCCCGTTGAGCAGTGCAGGCGCATTAAAAGGAATTACTCGTGACGTCATTTTTGATTTAGCTGTTCATTTTAATATTGAAATGGTCGAAAGCCAGTTGACCCGGTATGATGTCTATAATGCCGATGAGATGTTTATCACGGGCACAGCGGCAGAAATTGTCCCTGTCACAAAGGTGGATATGAGACAAATCGGCTCAGGAAAACCGGGGACAGTGACAAAAAAAATGATCGCTGCATTCAAAGAGCTGACGAAAGTTGAGGGTGAACCTATCGTTTAG
- a CDS encoding prepilin-type N-terminal cleavage/methylation domain-containing protein has product MKQSSSKAFTLIEVITSLSIFSICMAMAMSAFFATSKIFYFTRVLDLAHNQVRGAADKISTLNRQSVYYPTIYSNTSSSYNPGLAISSNIINEIHTSGGLQITNVLRFGNEVRIMYEGYGLTLSGDVAIGATQITISNTGTLVSVASVPTVFSTITASNSVSNPDNNLRLTPSTINNAGYDSCYIVMNNSLANAAITNVISTNPNVTIFQLGAPFTNSANAPAPSGAQIYVGKTGRFIVLNQELRFYPALNSSQYDTLMVNVTSGRPFTSLKDLIRLLLRLSIEDLS; this is encoded by the coding sequence ATGAAACAATCATCATCCAAAGCCTTTACCTTGATTGAGGTGATTACCTCTCTGAGTATTTTCTCGATCTGTATGGCTATGGCAATGAGTGCATTTTTCGCCACTTCTAAAATATTCTATTTTACGCGGGTTCTGGATCTGGCCCATAACCAAGTACGAGGTGCAGCAGATAAAATATCGACATTAAACCGTCAATCAGTTTATTACCCCACTATTTACTCGAATACATCATCCTCCTACAATCCTGGTCTTGCTATTTCTAGTAATATAATAAATGAGATACATACTTCAGGAGGTCTACAAATCACAAATGTGCTCCGTTTCGGTAATGAAGTGCGCATCATGTATGAGGGGTATGGGTTGACTCTTTCCGGAGATGTCGCCATCGGGGCAACCCAAATCACCATTTCAAATACCGGCACCTTGGTATCTGTAGCCTCGGTTCCCACTGTGTTTTCTACAATAACAGCTTCTAATTCCGTGAGTAATCCAGATAATAATCTACGTCTCACACCTTCAACCATCAACAATGCCGGGTATGATTCGTGTTATATTGTCATGAATAACTCCCTTGCAAATGCTGCTATTACGAACGTTATCTCGACTAACCCAAATGTAACGATTTTTCAATTAGGTGCTCCTTTTACAAACTCCGCAAATGCTCCTGCACCATCGGGTGCCCAAATTTACGTTGGGAAAACTGGCCGGTTTATTGTATTAAATCAAGAACTCCGTTTTTACCCTGCTTTAAACAGTTCTCAATATGACACTCTCATGGTAAATGTGACCAGTGGAAGACCATTTACGTCACTCAAGGATCTGATACGACTTCTGCTACGACTCTCAATAGAGGACCTCTCCTGA
- a CDS encoding prepilin-type N-terminal cleavage/methylation domain-containing protein has protein sequence MKASKKNLDKVFDTLPLSDHSGFTLIEVVISITIMAIAAISVTAGFIYTQKSAVNDAYNTGAVRVLQMHVERIMAMSVADLVAQEIITYNYSGLRVTSLSSTDAQNQLTNATLKPFIIYSGSPAVASTLYATEDAVIAYSTLITVAVVPVTGTFNGASYTKNFKKATVTTYWQNMRGQTMSSSNVIMRSDGK, from the coding sequence ATGAAGGCCTCAAAGAAAAATTTAGACAAGGTTTTTGATACCTTACCACTTAGTGATCATTCAGGCTTTACCCTAATCGAAGTAGTCATCTCGATTACTATTATGGCTATTGCTGCCATAAGTGTGACTGCAGGATTTATTTACACTCAAAAATCAGCGGTAAATGATGCCTACAATACGGGTGCTGTAAGAGTTCTTCAAATGCACGTAGAAAGAATCATGGCTATGTCTGTAGCAGATCTTGTAGCGCAAGAAATTATTACTTATAACTATAGCGGTCTGAGGGTTACGTCACTTTCCTCCACTGATGCCCAAAATCAACTCACAAATGCGACATTAAAGCCATTTATAATCTATTCAGGTTCACCCGCGGTAGCTTCTACCCTTTATGCTACAGAAGATGCGGTAATTGCTTATTCGACCCTGATAACCGTGGCTGTTGTGCCTGTTACCGGTACTTTTAATGGGGCTAGTTATACAAAAAACTTCAAAAAGGCTACTGTTACTACTTATTGGCAAAATATGCGCGGACAAACCATGTCAAGTTCAAATGTTATCATGAGGTCGGATGGAAAATAA
- a CDS encoding bifunctional homocysteine S-methyltransferase/methylenetetrahydrofolate reductase, with amino-acid sequence MSNFLEFINQNVLVGDGAMGTYLFEKGISYESCLEELNLTKHELITGIHGEYLEAGSQLIETNTFGANYFRLYKHGLHEQVRAINLAGVQIARQAVIAAGQGFVAGSVGPTGMTEVFIKDKVDEVRSTFTEQIAALIDGGVDVIILETFIHPAEIKIALEALRRLSAVIPSICMITCGESMRFSSGEPVIGLFDELEKMGANVVGFNCVTGPRAAANILKQVPLHAGRKLAVYPNAGRPEFHDGRFHYETPPEYFAAIAKRFLEEGVSIVGGCCGTTPAHIRALRAGIGKQEPVHEKVFTEKKSIIEPLSASVQEEDETILDIIKKRTLIVTELDPPKTMNTGKFIDGAKALKEAGTDAVTLADNSLAILRISNLAMGVLTQQAGVMPMLHLACRDRNILGIQSELMGMSALGIHHVLALTGDPAKVGDHPSATSVYDVASVALIQMIKRLNEGFNHAGKDIKKPTRFTIGCAFNPNAKNIDSQVRKLEQKIAAGAQFAMTQPVFDPALVKITYEKTKHLGIPILVGVMPLIGYRNAEFLHNEVPGISIPEGIREQMKGKEGDAALPVSHALCTEIASEILSYFKGIYLITPLLRYEMTAELSRWVRAQE; translated from the coding sequence ATGAGTAATTTTTTAGAATTTATTAATCAAAATGTATTGGTCGGGGACGGGGCGATGGGAACTTACCTTTTTGAAAAAGGGATATCCTATGAGTCTTGTTTGGAAGAGTTAAACCTGACGAAACATGAATTGATTACGGGTATTCACGGTGAGTATTTGGAGGCAGGGTCCCAGTTGATTGAGACGAATACCTTTGGTGCAAATTATTTTCGTCTTTATAAACATGGGCTCCACGAGCAGGTGAGGGCGATCAATCTAGCGGGGGTGCAAATTGCGCGCCAGGCGGTGATTGCTGCAGGGCAGGGTTTTGTCGCAGGCTCGGTCGGCCCGACGGGGATGACGGAGGTCTTTATCAAGGACAAGGTGGATGAGGTGCGTTCCACATTTACCGAGCAAATTGCCGCGCTTATTGATGGTGGCGTCGATGTGATTATCCTCGAAACATTTATTCACCCTGCTGAGATCAAAATTGCCTTGGAGGCATTACGCCGCCTGAGTGCGGTGATCCCGTCCATTTGTATGATCACCTGTGGTGAGTCCATGCGCTTTTCATCGGGGGAACCTGTAATCGGTTTATTTGACGAACTCGAGAAAATGGGGGCAAATGTCGTCGGGTTTAACTGTGTGACCGGACCCCGGGCTGCGGCGAATATCCTAAAACAAGTGCCCCTCCATGCGGGGAGGAAATTAGCAGTATATCCAAATGCAGGGCGACCGGAATTCCATGATGGGCGGTTCCATTATGAGACCCCACCGGAGTATTTTGCAGCGATTGCCAAACGTTTTTTGGAGGAGGGAGTGTCGATCGTCGGTGGATGTTGTGGGACGACCCCAGCTCATATAAGGGCATTACGCGCGGGTATCGGTAAACAAGAGCCGGTGCACGAAAAGGTTTTCACGGAAAAGAAATCAATTATTGAGCCTCTTTCCGCAAGCGTACAGGAAGAGGATGAGACGATCCTGGACATTATCAAGAAAAGGACATTGATCGTCACCGAGCTTGATCCTCCAAAGACGATGAATACAGGCAAGTTTATCGATGGGGCAAAGGCTTTAAAAGAGGCAGGGACCGATGCGGTGACATTGGCGGATAATTCCCTGGCGATCCTCAGGATTAGTAATCTGGCCATGGGGGTCCTGACCCAGCAAGCAGGGGTGATGCCTATGCTGCACTTGGCTTGTCGTGACAGGAATATCCTCGGGATCCAGTCCGAGCTGATGGGGATGTCTGCACTCGGGATACACCATGTCCTCGCCCTGACAGGGGATCCAGCAAAAGTCGGGGATCATCCCAGCGCGACATCGGTTTATGATGTGGCCTCGGTGGCCCTTATCCAGATGATTAAAAGGCTTAATGAAGGCTTTAACCACGCGGGAAAAGATATTAAGAAACCGACACGGTTTACCATCGGCTGTGCCTTTAATCCTAATGCCAAAAATATCGACTCCCAGGTCCGTAAACTCGAACAAAAGATCGCGGCCGGTGCGCAATTTGCTATGACCCAACCGGTTTTTGATCCGGCACTGGTTAAAATTACTTATGAAAAGACAAAACACTTAGGCATACCCATTCTCGTCGGGGTCATGCCCCTGATCGGATACCGGAATGCTGAGTTCCTCCATAATGAAGTACCCGGCATCAGTATCCCAGAGGGGATACGTGAGCAGATGAAAGGGAAGGAAGGTGATGCCGCCCTCCCTGTGAGCCATGCACTTTGCACAGAGATCGCCTCTGAGATATTAAGTTATTTCAAAGGAATCTACCTGATCACCCCTCTCTTGCGTTATGAGATGACAGCTGAGCTCTCACGTTGGGTGAGAGCTCAAGAATAG
- a CDS encoding ATP-dependent Clp protease ATP-binding subunit produces MNNFTPRAQQVLALARKEAERFNHNYVGTEHLLLGLIKLGQGVAVNVLQKMGLDLETVRMEVEKQVGTGPETKISGNIPYTPRVKKVLALAGKEAKALNHSYIGTEHILLGLLREGDGVAARVLKNLDVDIDRARNEILKELDPNFAQGGESGNFDGETPGVASAGNIPPAGSGDKKDLKTPALKAFGRDLTEMARKGELDPVIGRANEIERVIQILCRRTKNNPVLLGEAGVGKTAIAEGLAQRISSGEVPDILADKKVITLDLALMVAGTKYRGQFEERIKAVMDEIRRVKNVILFIDELHTIVGAGSAEGAMDASNIIKPALSRAELQCIGATTLNEYRKFIEKDSALERRFQTVIVEAPSVDQTIEILKGLRPKYEDHHKAHYTDGALEASAKLSDRYLTGRFLPDKAIDIMDEAGARARIASMNRPPELKIMETEIEKVKVEKEDAIKSQDFEKAASLRDREKKTKEDLDKFIEEWKTKRDQSRTIIGEEDIMHVISKWTGVPLNRMSAEDKLRLLQMEDFLKDKVIGQPEAASAISKALRRSRADLKDPKRPIGTFVFLGPTGVGKTLMAREIAEFMFGDKDALIQVDMSEYMEKFNVSRMVGSPPGYVGYEEGGQLTEKVRRRPYSVVLFDEVEKAHPDVLNIMLQVLEDGVLTDGLGRKVDFRNTIIIMTSNVGADMLRKQTSMGFGVSTESADYENMKGKIMEEAKKAFRPEFINRMDDIIVFHSLNKENLIKIISIEIKKVTERITSKGYVLNVNDEAKNLVLEKGFDPQYGARPIRRTIETLLKDPLAEEILKEQLRLHEPIEVGVKDGKFTFTQLEIAAS; encoded by the coding sequence ATGAATAATTTTACTCCACGTGCACAACAGGTTCTAGCACTCGCCCGCAAGGAGGCCGAACGTTTTAATCATAATTATGTCGGGACTGAACACCTTTTGCTCGGGTTGATAAAGCTCGGTCAGGGTGTGGCTGTGAATGTCCTTCAAAAAATGGGTTTGGATCTTGAGACAGTCCGTATGGAAGTCGAGAAACAGGTCGGCACCGGCCCGGAGACAAAGATTTCAGGGAATATCCCGTATACCCCGCGTGTAAAGAAGGTTTTGGCTCTGGCGGGTAAAGAAGCTAAGGCACTGAACCATTCTTATATCGGGACAGAACACATTCTTCTCGGCCTTTTGCGTGAGGGTGATGGTGTGGCTGCCCGAGTCTTAAAAAATCTGGATGTGGATATCGATAGGGCCCGAAATGAAATCCTTAAGGAACTGGATCCTAACTTTGCCCAAGGTGGTGAGTCGGGTAATTTCGATGGGGAAACCCCGGGAGTCGCTTCCGCTGGGAATATACCACCTGCTGGATCAGGGGACAAAAAGGATTTAAAGACACCGGCCTTAAAAGCTTTTGGGCGTGACCTGACAGAGATGGCTAGAAAAGGAGAGCTCGATCCCGTCATCGGACGGGCTAATGAAATCGAGAGGGTCATCCAGATCCTTTGCCGCCGTACCAAGAATAATCCTGTGCTTCTCGGGGAAGCCGGTGTGGGAAAGACTGCGATTGCGGAGGGCCTCGCCCAGCGGATATCCTCCGGTGAGGTGCCAGACATTCTGGCTGATAAAAAAGTTATTACCTTGGATTTAGCCCTCATGGTAGCAGGAACAAAATACCGTGGCCAATTTGAGGAACGGATCAAAGCCGTCATGGATGAGATACGCCGTGTCAAAAACGTCATCTTGTTCATTGATGAACTCCATACCATCGTCGGGGCGGGATCTGCCGAAGGAGCCATGGATGCATCGAATATCATTAAGCCTGCGCTTTCCCGCGCTGAATTGCAATGTATCGGAGCCACGACATTAAATGAGTACCGTAAATTTATTGAAAAAGACTCAGCCTTAGAAAGGCGTTTCCAGACAGTCATCGTCGAAGCACCGAGTGTGGATCAAACCATTGAAATTTTAAAAGGATTACGTCCAAAATATGAGGATCACCATAAAGCCCATTACACTGATGGGGCATTAGAAGCTTCAGCAAAACTTTCCGACCGTTATTTGACGGGGAGGTTTTTGCCGGATAAGGCGATTGATATCATGGATGAAGCAGGGGCCCGCGCCCGTATCGCGAGTATGAACCGCCCCCCGGAGTTAAAAATCATGGAGACGGAGATCGAAAAAGTCAAAGTCGAGAAAGAAGATGCGATCAAATCCCAGGATTTTGAAAAGGCGGCTTCATTAAGGGACAGGGAAAAGAAAACAAAAGAAGACCTCGATAAATTTATTGAAGAATGGAAAACCAAGCGTGACCAGTCACGCACGATTATTGGTGAAGAAGATATCATGCATGTCATTTCAAAATGGACAGGGGTACCCCTGAACAGGATGAGTGCCGAGGATAAATTACGACTGCTCCAGATGGAGGATTTCCTCAAAGACAAAGTCATTGGGCAACCAGAGGCCGCTTCGGCGATATCAAAAGCTTTACGCCGTTCCCGTGCCGATTTAAAGGATCCCAAACGCCCGATCGGTACATTTGTATTCCTCGGGCCGACAGGGGTGGGTAAGACACTTATGGCCCGCGAGATTGCGGAGTTCATGTTTGGGGATAAGGATGCATTGATCCAAGTGGATATGTCCGAATACATGGAGAAATTCAACGTATCGCGTATGGTCGGCTCACCTCCCGGATATGTGGGATATGAAGAAGGCGGCCAGCTGACCGAAAAAGTGCGTCGTCGCCCGTATTCTGTCGTGCTTTTTGACGAGGTCGAAAAAGCGCATCCTGATGTGTTAAATATCATGCTCCAAGTCCTTGAAGATGGAGTGCTCACTGATGGACTCGGGCGCAAGGTGGACTTCCGCAATACGATTATCATTATGACATCAAATGTCGGAGCTGATATGCTCAGGAAACAGACATCCATGGGATTTGGTGTGTCCACAGAAAGTGCCGATTATGAAAATATGAAGGGTAAAATCATGGAGGAAGCTAAAAAGGCATTCCGCCCAGAGTTTATTAACCGTATGGATGATATTATCGTTTTCCACTCATTAAATAAAGAGAACCTGATTAAGATTATCAGTATTGAAATCAAAAAGGTGACCGAGCGGATCACTTCCAAAGGGTATGTGCTCAATGTCAATGATGAGGCCAAAAATCTAGTTCTCGAAAAGGGGTTTGATCCCCAATACGGAGCCAGACCGATTCGCCGGACTATCGAGACGTTACTCAAGGATCCATTGGCTGAAGAAATATTAAAGGAGCAATTGCGCCTTCATGAGCCGATAGAAGTGGGTGTCAAAGACGGTAAATTCACCTTTACCCAACTCGAAATCGCGGCTTCCTAG